The Culex pipiens pallens isolate TS chromosome 2, TS_CPP_V2, whole genome shotgun sequence DNA window CCAATGATGATCCGATCTCTCAACATACGGTCAGCATACGACGAATGGCACGTCAAACACTCAAACTCACAGTAGCCCAGCTGTGTCCTCAGAGCCGTCTCGAAGTCAGCAAACGACTGCTTCTCCTTCTGCACGATCATGTTGAACTTGAACGCCTCCATTGCAACGTTTTTTCGTGGTAAGCAGTACCCGTCGAACGCCGTAATGACTTCCACGAGAGATCGTGCTGGCGGCTGCGGGTCATTATCTTCAGCGCCGGGAGCGGCAGGTGCTTGGCCAGCGGGAGCGGCAACAGCAGCGGCCGCAGCTGGAACTCCAAACATACTCTCAACATCGCCGTTGTTTGGGAAAAGCGTGTTGTAAATTTGCACTCCTCGCTCCCCGATCAGCCACAAAAACGTCGCGATCTTGTTTTGTTCCGGCTCAGCGTTTTTGTTGTTGGCGATCATGTAAATGTGAAACTGCTGCttccactttggccactccttggccaaatttgagcagtcCAATTGCTGGGGCAGTCTTCCTTCCAGAACGTTCGCCATTTGAAACGATTTGATCGACgaacttttttgtaaacaaacgcTTTTCGAGCGACACACAAATTGTTCTTTTTCCGCGTTTTGAACGACAAACTGTTTTGCTTTCTGCGCTTAACGCGACGAACGGTTATTCGCACTTTTAACGACGTACTAATTTACTTCTGACACCATGTAACAAGTATCAGTGACTTGTAGTAAAACACGAATTAAGTCTGTTCGAGGTACTTTATTTACGTCCGTTATGTACGCTCGTTGACGCTTGAATGAATGAATAGCGGGAGAGCTGTGTGTGTGATTGTTGACAGATGGGCGATGCAGTGCTGCTAGTTCTTATGAAACTACATTCTTTACATCTGCTGTATCCAGAAAAAGTGGCCACGGATCCTGTATAAAATCCAAAGGATAAGTCGCAGCCGCACGGTTAACCAATCACCCTCACCCGTTAGAACCGAAATATCGCCGCTGGATCCCTTGAAGCGTTGGAAAAGGCATCCTTAAAACTTCCGGTAGCAACATCCTAGTCCGGCAACAACGTTTAAGTCCGGCAGCACCAGAACCGGAGCTAAGGAAAATGGCAACAGTCGCCCAGCAAGTAGGGAAGAGGCTGTCGTTTCCCATGGAGGCAGAGATTGATAGTGGTAAGTTTGCACTGcgatgaaaaaagtatttttaggcAGGTATAGTTCTAAGCATTGCTATTCTTTTTTCAGATGTGTCTCTCAGCTCATCCGATCTGCAGCTTGATCTGCAGCCTGGAAAGTTGAAACATCCCTTCGCAAACTGTGGAAGTGACCAGAAAACATCCGATGACCATTCACCTAGTACGGTGTACACAACGTTGCTGCTGAACCAGTGCAGGTAGAAGTTAACATAATTTTCGTGGTGTAAACTCACAATTGTAaatgtgaataaataaaaaaaatgtaacgtgatttgtttgattttaatttatataacaaaatacaaaagaaCAACCTGCAAAACGacgataaataaaattttcatactGATAAAAACGtttattgtttcaataaaatattttatcaatgtgattaatatttttatcgatttgataAATTGAGCTTTTGACGTTTCATAAATGACGTTTATCAATCGATAATTTATGTtgtcaaattgataaataattattatcaaattgataaagaaacttattaaatttgataaaataaattattggttgccaaccgataattttatttatcgaaTTGATGGCAGAAATTTATCGAATTGATAAGTCTTTTTTCTGCGAGTAAGcaagtccatgaaattccctaacttttgaactacaggAGTATGGATgatggaggctgttgcaaaaagatattaaggtttaaaaaaaaacaatttttaacagtaatttgcaaaagctatgagaaaaagtcataccaatcctggatgtcattttgaagtgctccaaaagacctttcaaatgcatctaagagagttggaattgatgaagttttacggaaatgagagcaatttcaattattttttggttttttggacctcaaacttcaaagcccgtttaaccctacttccctttgtcgtagagggctcatatttgcatgagttcatctcatgtatagacaaacaaacgccgAAAGtttcggagcacctcgatacaacCTCTAGAGCAAACCGAGCATACTAGCattcttatttttaata harbors:
- the LOC120432465 gene encoding uncharacterized protein LOC120432465: MANVLEGRLPQQLDCSNLAKEWPKWKQQFHIYMIANNKNAEPEQNKIATFLWLIGERGVQIYNTLFPNNGDVESMFGVPAAAAAVAAPAGQAPAAPGAEDNDPQPPARSLVEVITAFDGYCLPRKNVAMEAFKFNMIVQKEKQSFADFETALRTQLGYCEFECLTCHSSYADRMLRDRIIIGVQDKKLQLKLLDGKDEPLARIVETCKIFEAAAENKQLLDRRTPQTEINKVAEQASQGENEVAAVKGGPMCFNCGQPYNGRHRRYCPANNVNCDSCGRRGHFMKFCRASKSSSNNRSSGSMEQGNSHRAAGNQRSNIHRAAAASSSQDQRAVNTTVQSVNWADAE